GCCTCGTTGCAGATGGGCGCGGTGGCGTACTCCTCGCCGGTGCTCGGATCGACCAGCGGCATCGTGGCGCCGCTGACGGAGTCGACGAGTTCGCCGCCGATGAAATTCTGGACCTTGGTCACAGCGTGAACTTCCTTTCGGTTAAAGATCTTTGAGGACAAGGGCGAGGACGTCGAGACCTTCGTTGAGTAGGTCGTCGCTGATGGTCAATGGAGGCAGGAACCGCAGGACATTTCCGAATGTGCCGCAGGACAACACGATCACGCCCGCGGCGTGGCAGCCGCCGCACAGCGCTTTGGTCAGATCGGCGTCGGGCTCGGTGGTGCCGGACTTCACCAGCTCCATCGCGATCATGGCGCCGCGGCCCCGGACGTCGCCGATTCGGTCGTCCTCGGCCTGCAGTCGCCCGAGCCGGTCCTTCATCAGCGCCTCGATCTGCTGCGCCCGCTCAACGAGCCCGTCGGCCTCGATGGTCTCAATGGTCGCCAGCGCCGCCGCGCACGCGACCGGATTTCCGCCGTAGGTGCCGCCGAGCCCACTGACGTGGGGTGCGTCCATGATTTCGGCGCGTCCGGTCACCGCGGACAGCGGCATGCCGTCGGCGATGCCCTTGGCGGTAACGATGAGATCGGGTTCGATGCCTTCGTGTTCGCACGCGAACATGGCCCCGGTGCGGGCGAACCCGGTCTGCACCTCGTCGGCGATGAACACGACGTTGTTCTTCCGACACCAATCCAGCAGCGCGGGCAGGAAGCCGTCGGCGGGCACGATGAACCCGCCCTCACCCTGGATGGGTTCGATGATGACCGCGGCCAGGTTGTCGGCACCGACTTGCTTGTCCATCACGGTGATGGCGCGCTTGGCCGCAAGCTCACCGTCGGTGGCCATTTCCTTGCCGAATTCCGCGTCGCGGAACGGATACGACAGCGGTGCTCGGTAGATCTCCGGCGCGAACGGGCCAAAGCCGTGCTTGTAGGGCATCGACTTCGCGGTCAACGCCATGGTCAGGTTGGTCCGCCCGTGATACGCGTGGTCGAACGACACCACCGCCGATTTCCGGGTGTAGGTTCGCGCGACCTTGATCGCGTTCTCCACCGCTTCGGAGCCCGAGTTGAACAGTGCCGACCGCTTGTCTCCGCTGCCGGGCGTGAGCCGGTTGAGTTGCTCGGCGACCGCGACGTATCCCTCGTATGGCGTGATCATGAAACATGTGTGGGTGAATCTCGCGGCCTGATCCTGCACTGCCGCCACGACGGCCGGCGACGAGTTTCCAATGGTGGTCACCGCGATGCCCGACCCCAGATCGATGAGTCGATTGCCGTCGACATCCTCGACGATGCCGCCGAATGCGCGCGACGCGTACACGGGCATCGTGTTGCCTACCGCCCGGGACACCGCGGCGGCCTTCCTGTCGATCAGCGCTTGTGAAAGCGGGCCGGGTATCTCGGTGGCGAGATATCGGCTCTGCTCGACGGTACTCAAATCCGCCTCCTGACGTAGATTCGGCGCACGACGCGCCGCGGTTCGAGCCTAGTCGGGAGCGCACCGATCCGATTGAAAACTCTGGGAGCTTCTAGCGGAATCGTCGGTCATCACTGATCGGGGCAACGGATTTCGTCGCCATCGCTCAGTCGCGGTCGTGATGGCACACCGCTTCGAGCATCAGCCCCCAGGGGTCGAGCCAGAACGTCGCGAAATAGGGCGGGGGATACTGCGGAAACACCTGCGGCCGGTGCAGGACCTCGCCGCCGAATCGTGGGATCAACGTCGCGGCGACGAGTTCGTGAACGTCGCGCACCAGGGATCGGGATCGCATCATGAAAGCCAGATGCTGAAGGCCGGTCCGGTGCCGCGAGTATCGCGAGGTCTCGGCCGACGGATAGAAGAACAGATATGTGCCCGGCTCGCCGCCCGCGGGACGATAGGCGAACTCGTCGGATGCCGTGAGGAACTCGTCGAATCCCAGCAGCGGCATGACCGCGTCGTAGTAGGTCTTGGCGGCGCCGAGATCGGGAACATTGATGCCGAGGTGCCCGAGCACTACAGGACGCTAACACTGCGCCGGGGCGACGGGGGCCTCGGTCATCTGCGGCCGCAATGGCACACTGGTCACTGACGAAGCGCCTGACCTGCCGGTCTGCGCTGTGACACCGAGACCGATACGAAAGACAGTTGCTGCCATGGATCTGGTCATCTTCCTGCCGCTCATCATCATCATGGGTGCGTTCATGTTCTTCGCGTCGCGCCGCCAGAAGAAGGCGATGCAGGCGACCATCGATCTGCACGAATCGCTGCAGATCGGGGATCGCATCCACACCACGTCCGGCTTGGAAGGCACGATCACCGGAATTCACGACGACTCCATCGACCTGGAGATCGCTCCCGGCGTGGTCACGACATGGATGAAGCTGGCCGTGCGCGACAAGATCACCGATGATGACGATTTCGAGGACGTCGAAGACGAGGAATCGACGGCGACCGAAATCACCGAAAGCCCGAACACCAAGGACTGAGGGCTGACTACTCAGCCTGAGCACGTACCCTTTGCGGTGCTGACGAACTGATCTCGAGGAGACCCTAGAAACGTGGCATCGCCTTCGACGCCGGTGCACCCTGCCCGCTACCTTGCGCTCTTTCTGGTACTGCTGGTCGGCGCATACCTGCTGGTGTTCCTGACGGGGGACAAGAAGGCCGAGCCGAAGCTCGGCATCGATCTGCAGGGCGGCACCCGTGTAACGCTCACCGCTCGCACGCCGGACGGCTCCCGTCCCACCCGTGACGCCCTCAACCAGGCACAGACGATCATCAACGATCGCGTCAACGGTCTGGGTGTGTCGGGGTCCGAAGTCATCATCGACGGCGACAACCTCGTCATCACCGTTCCGGGTAACGAGAGCAGCGAGGCCCGCAACCTCGGCCAGACGGCACGGCTGTACATCCGGCCGGTGATTCACGCGATGCCGTCCGCCGCGGCACAGCCACAGCAGCCGCCCACCGAGGAACCACAGGGAACCCCTCCGGGTGCACCCGGCGCACCAGGAGCCATCCCCGGACTACCTGGCGCTCCAGGGGCGCCAGGTGCGCCGGGCGCCCAGGTGCTTCCCCCGGGCGCGGGCGAGCAGCCGGCAGCACCGCCCGCCCAGTCGCCCGCGCCGCAACCGCGTCCGTACCCGGTGGAGCCGCCGGCCCAGCCCGCACCCGAGCCGCCAGCGCCGCCGCAACCGACGCCACCGCCGGGACAGGAGCCGGCACCGGCTCCCGGGACGCAGGCGCCCGCGCCGCCACCTGACGACGTCCCGCTTTCGCAGCGCATCGCCGACGAGAAGGAACTGCGCCAGAGCAGCGATCAGCAGATCCAGATCCTGGCGCTGCAGTTCCAGGCCACCCGCTGCGGCGAGGACGATGTGCTGGCCGGTAACGACGATCCGAACCTGCCGCTGGTCACGTGCTCGCAGGACGGCAACGAGGTCTACCTGCTGGACAAGTCGATCATCAGCGGTGAGCAGATCGAGAACGCGAGCTCGGGCTTCGACCAGCAGCAAGGCATCTACCTCGTCGACGTCCAGTTCAAGGGCGACGCCACCAAGATCTGGGCGGACTTCACCGCCG
The sequence above is drawn from the Mycobacterium gallinarum genome and encodes:
- the gabT gene encoding 4-aminobutyrate--2-oxoglutarate transaminase; translation: MSTVEQSRYLATEIPGPLSQALIDRKAAAVSRAVGNTMPVYASRAFGGIVEDVDGNRLIDLGSGIAVTTIGNSSPAVVAAVQDQAARFTHTCFMITPYEGYVAVAEQLNRLTPGSGDKRSALFNSGSEAVENAIKVARTYTRKSAVVSFDHAYHGRTNLTMALTAKSMPYKHGFGPFAPEIYRAPLSYPFRDAEFGKEMATDGELAAKRAITVMDKQVGADNLAAVIIEPIQGEGGFIVPADGFLPALLDWCRKNNVVFIADEVQTGFARTGAMFACEHEGIEPDLIVTAKGIADGMPLSAVTGRAEIMDAPHVSGLGGTYGGNPVACAAALATIETIEADGLVERAQQIEALMKDRLGRLQAEDDRIGDVRGRGAMIAMELVKSGTTEPDADLTKALCGGCHAAGVIVLSCGTFGNVLRFLPPLTISDDLLNEGLDVLALVLKDL
- a CDS encoding extradiol dioxygenase, yielding MLGHLGINVPDLGAAKTYYDAVMPLLGFDEFLTASDEFAYRPAGGEPGTYLFFYPSAETSRYSRHRTGLQHLAFMMRSRSLVRDVHELVAATLIPRFGGEVLHRPQVFPQYPPPYFATFWLDPWGLMLEAVCHHDRD
- the yajC gene encoding preprotein translocase subunit YajC, whose protein sequence is MDLVIFLPLIIIMGAFMFFASRRQKKAMQATIDLHESLQIGDRIHTTSGLEGTITGIHDDSIDLEIAPGVVTTWMKLAVRDKITDDDDFEDVEDEESTATEITESPNTKD
- the secD gene encoding protein translocase subunit SecD, translated to MASPSTPVHPARYLALFLVLLVGAYLLVFLTGDKKAEPKLGIDLQGGTRVTLTARTPDGSRPTRDALNQAQTIINDRVNGLGVSGSEVIIDGDNLVITVPGNESSEARNLGQTARLYIRPVIHAMPSAAAQPQQPPTEEPQGTPPGAPGAPGAIPGLPGAPGAPGAPGAQVLPPGAGEQPAAPPAQSPAPQPRPYPVEPPAQPAPEPPAPPQPTPPPGQEPAPAPGTQAPAPPPDDVPLSQRIADEKELRQSSDQQIQILALQFQATRCGEDDVLAGNDDPNLPLVTCSQDGNEVYLLDKSIISGEQIENASSGFDQQQGIYLVDVQFKGDATKIWADFTAANVGTQTAFVLDSQVVSAPEIREPIPGGRTQISGQFTEQTARELANVLKYGSLPLSFESSEAETVSATLGLTSLRAGLIAGAVGLALVLLYSLLYYRVLGVLIALSLVASGAMVYAILVLLGRYIGYTLDLAGIAGLIIGIGMTADSFVVFFERIKDEIRDGRSFRSAVPRGWNRARKTILSGNAVTFLAAAVLYVLAVGQVKGFAFTLGLTTILDVVVVFLVTWPIVYIASKSPTMAKPKLNGLGAVQQIARERRAAAHVTGRG